From the genome of Nitrospira lenta, one region includes:
- a CDS encoding efflux RND transporter periplasmic adaptor subunit yields the protein MNHDMHRKGLVASVAAVSLLVGIIAGFFAAHRMMGDMFGMTTGKGGISGSLERAGEMRDMEQMDMKAMAPAGAKSMEGMEGMPAAPSGAVVVPAVMRQLIGVRSAQAARATLEQEIRTVGTVGYDERGFTQVTLKISGWVREVFVNSIGRPVRKGEPLFTLYSPDLLITQDEYLLALKTQAQLTASPLAEAKANAGALVASARERLRLWDLTEEQIIALERRGKAEPSLTVYAPASGIVLKREAVPGKYVEPGTALYEVADLSRVWISADIYESEVKAVTLNQQASVTLAAYPGETFPGTVAYIYPTLNAEARTVRVRLELPNPGLKLKPGMFGNVRLQTEVVKTLVVPKEAVLETGLRQLVFMDRGQGRYEPASVKLGRRSQDDVEVLEGLKEGDQIVTSANFLLDAESKLASASSMQAMMGRIGMADWQMRGAYEGKMEGMDMGSMKGMEGMSGMPGMASGSAKAITETRKVAGYVLTFTTIPETPKAGDVLLRLNVIDQAGKPVTNAQVFFVYTMPMPGMTDSKATARHTKEGLYEGTVLFGMGGTWVVTVNVTIPGRPSIVEKFQFSVAGGGM from the coding sequence ATGAATCACGACATGCACAGAAAGGGTCTGGTTGCGAGTGTTGCAGCCGTCAGCCTGTTGGTCGGAATCATCGCCGGATTCTTCGCCGCGCATCGGATGATGGGCGACATGTTCGGGATGACTACGGGGAAAGGGGGCATCTCGGGATCCTTAGAGCGGGCGGGTGAGATGAGAGACATGGAGCAGATGGATATGAAGGCGATGGCTCCGGCGGGCGCGAAATCTATGGAAGGAATGGAAGGCATGCCCGCAGCGCCGTCCGGGGCTGTGGTGGTTCCGGCTGTGATGAGACAGTTGATCGGAGTGCGGAGCGCCCAGGCTGCCCGCGCGACGTTGGAGCAGGAAATTCGTACCGTCGGCACGGTCGGCTATGACGAACGCGGGTTCACGCAGGTCACGCTGAAAATTTCCGGGTGGGTGCGAGAGGTCTTCGTCAATTCGATCGGTCGACCAGTACGCAAAGGCGAACCACTCTTTACCCTCTATTCGCCGGATCTCCTGATCACGCAGGATGAGTATCTCTTAGCCTTGAAAACGCAGGCCCAACTGACAGCCAGTCCGCTCGCCGAGGCCAAGGCCAACGCGGGCGCCCTCGTGGCCAGCGCGCGGGAGCGTCTCCGGCTCTGGGATTTGACCGAAGAGCAGATTATAGCCCTGGAGCGTCGCGGCAAAGCTGAGCCGAGCCTCACCGTCTATGCGCCGGCCTCCGGCATCGTTCTCAAACGAGAAGCTGTGCCGGGGAAATATGTAGAGCCGGGAACGGCATTGTATGAGGTGGCCGATCTGTCCAGGGTGTGGATCTCTGCTGATATCTATGAGTCCGAGGTGAAGGCCGTGACACTCAATCAACAAGCCTCCGTGACGCTCGCGGCTTACCCGGGAGAAACCTTTCCGGGCACGGTGGCGTATATCTATCCGACACTGAATGCCGAGGCGCGCACGGTACGAGTGCGGCTGGAATTGCCGAATCCCGGGCTGAAGCTGAAGCCGGGCATGTTTGGCAACGTCAGGTTGCAAACCGAGGTGGTCAAGACCCTCGTCGTGCCCAAGGAAGCGGTGTTGGAGACGGGGCTTCGTCAACTCGTGTTTATGGACAGGGGGCAAGGTCGCTATGAGCCGGCGTCAGTCAAGCTGGGGCGTCGAAGTCAGGATGACGTGGAAGTATTGGAGGGACTGAAAGAAGGAGATCAGATTGTGACCTCGGCCAATTTTTTGTTGGACGCAGAGAGCAAGCTGGCCTCGGCCTCGAGCATGCAGGCCATGATGGGTCGGATCGGCATGGCCGATTGGCAAATGCGCGGCGCATATGAGGGCAAGATGGAAGGGATGGACATGGGCAGCATGAAAGGAATGGAGGGTATGAGCGGAATGCCGGGCATGGCTTCGGGCTCAGCCAAAGCCATCACTGAAACTCGCAAGGTAGCGGGATACGTGCTGACCTTCACGACCATTCCCGAAACGCCCAAGGCCGGTGACGTGCTGCTCCGGCTCAATGTGATAGATCAGGCCGGCAAGCCGGTGACCAATGCGCAAGTATTCTTTGTCTATACCATGCCGATGCCGGGGATGACCGATTCCAAGGCGACGGCTCGCCACACCAAAGAGGGGCTCTACGAAGGGACGGTGCTGTTCGGCATGGGCGGCACCTGGGTGGTGACGGTCAACGTGACGATTCCGGGACGACCATCGATCGTAGAAAAGTTTCAGTTCTCGGTCGCCGGCGGGGGTATGTAA